Proteins found in one Bremerella volcania genomic segment:
- the rfbB gene encoding dTDP-glucose 4,6-dehydratase: MSVQTYLVTGGAGFIGSCFVRMLLSQHDVFVVNLDRLTYAGNLDSLGPFLDSERHEFVRGDIRDAELITALLEEHQPDAVVNFAAESHVDRSIDGPAEFVSTNVVGTFQLLDAVRGHWAKRSPQSRDPFRFLHVSTDEVYGSLGDTGQFTESSPYAPNSPYAASKAASDHFVRAYYHTYGLPVLTTNCSNNYGPYQFPEKLIPLMILNAKEGKPLPVYGSGQNVRDWLFVEDHCQAIQTVLDRGTPGEVYNIGGNAERTNLQVVETICDIVGRLCPDLPYNPRDLITFVQDRPGHDLRYAIDAGKIRQELGWQPTQDFASGLENTVRWYLENCEWVDRVTSGKYQRERLGTTG; this comes from the coding sequence ATGTCGGTGCAGACCTATCTCGTGACAGGCGGAGCCGGCTTCATCGGCAGCTGTTTCGTTCGGATGTTGCTTTCCCAGCATGATGTGTTCGTGGTCAATCTAGACCGCTTAACCTATGCTGGCAACTTGGACTCCCTGGGGCCATTTCTGGACAGCGAACGCCACGAGTTCGTACGCGGTGACATTCGCGACGCGGAACTCATTACCGCGCTACTCGAGGAACACCAGCCCGATGCGGTCGTCAATTTTGCCGCGGAATCCCACGTCGATCGCTCTATCGACGGCCCCGCCGAATTCGTGTCGACCAACGTCGTGGGGACCTTTCAATTGTTGGATGCCGTAAGAGGCCACTGGGCAAAACGGTCTCCTCAATCGCGCGATCCATTCCGCTTTCTGCACGTGTCGACCGATGAGGTGTATGGGTCGCTGGGGGATACCGGGCAATTCACCGAGTCGTCTCCGTACGCTCCCAACTCACCGTATGCTGCCTCCAAAGCCGCATCCGACCACTTTGTGCGGGCTTACTATCATACGTATGGATTGCCGGTTCTCACGACGAACTGCTCGAACAATTATGGTCCGTATCAGTTTCCCGAGAAGCTGATCCCTCTCATGATTCTCAACGCGAAGGAGGGGAAACCGCTACCGGTGTATGGCAGTGGGCAGAACGTCCGAGATTGGCTCTTTGTCGAAGACCATTGCCAGGCCATTCAAACGGTGCTCGATCGGGGAACGCCTGGCGAGGTATACAACATCGGCGGCAATGCCGAGCGTACCAATCTGCAAGTGGTTGAAACGATTTGCGATATCGTCGGGCGGTTGTGTCCCGACCTGCCATATAACCCGCGCGACCTGATCACCTTCGTTCAAGATCGCCCTGGCCACGATCTCCGCTACGCCATCGACGCTGGCAAGATTCGTCAAGAGCTGGGATGGCAACCGACCCAAGACTTCGCCTCGGGATTAGAGAACACCGTCCGCTGGTATTTGGAAAACTGCGAGTGGGTGGATCGCGTCACGAGCGGCAAGTATCAGCGCGAAAGATTAGGCACCACAGGTTAG